A genomic segment from Epinephelus fuscoguttatus linkage group LG17, E.fuscoguttatus.final_Chr_v1 encodes:
- the LOC125905066 gene encoding cytochrome c oxidase subunit 6B1-like yields the protein MSEQMEEKIKNYRTAPFDARFPNTNQTRNCFQNYLDFHRCNKALSAKDQDTAPCDWYKRVYKSLCPMSWVQKWDDQLESGTFAGKI from the exons ATGTCTGAGCAGATGGAGGAGAAGATCAAGAACTACAGGACAGCTCCATTCGACGCCCGCTTCCCCAACACCAACCAGACCCGCAACTGTTTCCAGAACTATCTGG ATTTCCACAGATGTAACAAAGCTCTGTCCGCCAAAGACCAGGACACGGCTCCCTGTGATTGGTACAAGAGGGTCTACAAGAGCCTCTGCCCTATGAGCTGG GTTCAGAAATGGGATGACCAGCTGGAGTCGGGAACTTTTGCTGGAAAGATCTGA